The following proteins are co-located in the Paludisphaera rhizosphaerae genome:
- a CDS encoding DUF1559 family PulG-like putative transporter: MSRPFAPARRAGFTLIELLVVIAIIAVLIALLLPAVQAAREAARRAQCVNNLKQIGLALYNYESAVGALPPSGQGTNFSTSPPSTIFDEPGLFVRLLPYLEGSTVSNAYNFSLPYTHTSGSNKTACGTSINVYLCPSSVREPGGGLDAIDPAEASLTGSLRMAYGVQDYGAPCYTDISANGATGGTGSTAITPYRNNPDRADGLLKVSRTPLAECTDGLSNTLAVAEDAGRDARYIANLQFANGNSSFTVKIPDRDLYFDAGLPRRFWRWAEADGAFGVSGQVNNNKTRLNLARYNTSYPAVGADADGINKVNNNAANNDEIFSFHPGGANVLFGDGSVRFVKESTSVVILRNLVTPKGGEIVSADAY, encoded by the coding sequence ATGAGTCGACCTTTCGCGCCAGCCCGTCGCGCGGGCTTCACCCTGATCGAACTGCTGGTGGTGATTGCGATCATCGCTGTGCTGATCGCTCTCCTGCTGCCCGCCGTGCAGGCGGCTCGCGAAGCCGCCCGCCGAGCGCAGTGCGTCAACAACCTCAAGCAAATCGGGCTGGCCCTTTACAATTACGAGAGCGCCGTCGGCGCGCTGCCGCCGTCGGGGCAGGGGACGAACTTCTCGACCAGCCCGCCGAGCACGATCTTCGACGAGCCGGGCCTCTTCGTCCGTTTGCTGCCGTACCTGGAGGGCTCGACCGTCTCCAACGCGTACAACTTCAGCCTCCCTTACACGCATACCTCGGGATCGAACAAGACGGCGTGCGGCACGTCGATCAACGTGTACCTCTGCCCCTCGTCCGTCCGCGAGCCGGGAGGCGGTCTGGACGCGATCGACCCGGCCGAGGCGTCGCTCACGGGCTCGCTGCGGATGGCCTACGGGGTGCAGGACTACGGCGCTCCCTGTTACACCGACATCAGCGCCAATGGGGCCACGGGCGGTACGGGCTCGACCGCCATCACCCCGTACCGAAACAATCCCGACCGCGCGGACGGCTTGCTGAAGGTCAGCCGGACGCCACTGGCCGAGTGCACCGACGGCCTGAGCAACACCTTGGCCGTCGCCGAGGACGCCGGTCGCGACGCCCGCTACATCGCCAACCTCCAGTTCGCCAACGGCAACAGCTCGTTCACCGTGAAGATCCCGGACCGCGACCTCTACTTTGACGCCGGCCTTCCCCGCAGGTTCTGGCGCTGGGCCGAGGCCGACGGGGCCTTCGGCGTCTCTGGTCAGGTCAACAACAACAAAACCCGGTTGAACCTCGCTCGCTACAACACGTCGTACCCCGCCGTTGGAGCGGACGCCGACGGCATCAACAAGGTCAACAACAACGCCGCCAACAACGACGAGATCTTCAGCTTCCACCCCGGCGGCGCGAACGTCCTCTTCGGCGACGGCAGCGTCCGATTCGTCAAGGAGTCCACCAGCGTCGTCATCCTCCGAAACCTCGTCACCCCCAAGGGGGGCGAGATCGTCTCGGCCGACGCCTACTGA
- a CDS encoding DUF1559 family PulG-like putative transporter, producing the protein MIRTNRRFTHGFTLIELLVVIAIIAVLIALLLPAVQAAREAARRAQCTNNLKQLGLAAANYMDSNGCLPPTGTDSSRNPNDFSMKMKMLPFIEQRALYDTFNVSYYYNNAVNWTGTCTSVNAFLCPSDAYKCNRAMSASPGSAYPFGESNYANNLGTCATLTGGNMDGPAYSFSPQNPQISVPVTIASITDGTSNTAIFSEMLRGNNSASPGRNAVYSTSITYSFPSSPALSGDLVTTVMALSATCQASTTVNAFTTRGYSWNYHNCGVGGGYSHVMTPNKKSCAFSGQGNPPSIKEATLFGATSFHSGGVVMSLLDGSVRFVKDSISPATWVAVSTKAGGEIISADSL; encoded by the coding sequence ATGATACGAACGAACAGACGGTTCACGCATGGCTTCACGCTGATCGAACTGCTGGTGGTGATCGCCATTATCGCGGTCCTGATCGCCTTGCTGCTTCCCGCCGTGCAGGCGGCCCGCGAGGCCGCGCGCCGGGCGCAGTGCACCAACAACCTGAAGCAGTTGGGCCTGGCGGCGGCCAACTACATGGACTCCAACGGCTGCCTTCCCCCGACCGGCACCGATTCGAGCCGCAACCCCAACGACTTCTCGATGAAGATGAAGATGCTTCCCTTCATCGAGCAGCGGGCCCTGTACGACACCTTCAACGTGTCTTACTACTACAACAACGCCGTGAACTGGACGGGCACCTGCACGTCGGTGAATGCATTCCTGTGTCCGTCGGACGCGTACAAGTGCAACCGGGCGATGTCTGCCTCGCCGGGGTCGGCGTACCCCTTCGGCGAGTCCAACTACGCCAACAATCTCGGGACCTGCGCCACGCTCACCGGCGGCAACATGGACGGGCCCGCCTACTCGTTCAGCCCGCAAAACCCCCAGATTTCCGTGCCCGTGACGATCGCTTCGATCACGGACGGCACCTCGAACACGGCGATCTTCAGCGAAATGCTGCGCGGCAACAACTCCGCGTCTCCCGGTCGGAACGCCGTCTATTCCACGTCGATCACCTATTCGTTCCCCTCGTCGCCGGCGCTCTCGGGGGACCTTGTGACCACCGTCATGGCGCTCTCGGCGACCTGCCAGGCCTCGACGACGGTCAACGCCTTCACGACGCGGGGCTACTCGTGGAACTACCACAACTGCGGGGTCGGCGGCGGCTACAGCCACGTCATGACGCCGAACAAGAAGTCGTGCGCGTTCTCGGGCCAGGGGAATCCTCCCAGCATCAAGGAGGCGACACTCTTCGGCGCCACGTCGTTCCACTCCGGCGGGGTCGTCATGTCGCTGCTCGACGGCTCGGTCCGCTTCGTCAAGGACAGCATCTCCCCGGCCACCTGGGTGGCGGTCTCGACCAAGGCCGGCGGCGAAATCATCAGCGCAGACAGCCTCTAA
- a CDS encoding SGNH/GDSL hydrolase family protein, which produces MTRPRFQTLRRLLRAFRDGWLLLGLSLALIVALELGLRGAFALKDMVAAPPMVDPRLIRDGYGGESWPVQHRRELEALSDRWEPYTYFRQRPFQGSTIHIDDQGRRAVWKPPEDGKPRLKLLVLGGSSLWGFGARDDETIPSLLARYLHDRGVAVEVRNLAEIGYVSTQEVVALARELQAGYRPDVVLFYDGVNDSASTLLEGKAGLTTNERNRAREFNLLQSPARATVAALGKLVADSALRRTAEAVARRVVGPVDPTPALPAVVPDDLARAVVDAYQANMELVDALAARYGFRTLFAWQPAVFDRASPTPFEREEAAKYAWLAPIFERVGAELEKRESLKSRSDFLDLRPLFKDSPDLIFIDYCHTTERANAQIAERLTTPVLERLSGRGKTK; this is translated from the coding sequence ATGACCCGACCGCGATTCCAGACTCTCCGCCGCCTCCTTCGGGCGTTCCGCGACGGCTGGCTGCTGCTGGGGCTCTCGCTGGCCCTGATCGTCGCCCTGGAGCTTGGGCTCCGGGGCGCCTTCGCGCTTAAGGACATGGTCGCCGCGCCGCCGATGGTCGATCCTCGGTTGATCCGCGACGGCTACGGCGGCGAGTCCTGGCCGGTGCAGCATCGCCGCGAGCTGGAGGCGCTCTCCGACCGCTGGGAGCCCTACACGTACTTCCGCCAGCGGCCGTTCCAGGGTTCGACGATCCACATCGACGATCAGGGCCGGCGCGCTGTCTGGAAGCCGCCGGAGGACGGCAAGCCGCGGCTGAAGCTGCTCGTCCTGGGCGGGTCGTCCCTTTGGGGATTCGGCGCCCGCGACGACGAGACGATCCCCTCGCTCCTGGCCCGCTATCTCCACGACCGGGGAGTGGCCGTGGAGGTTCGCAACCTTGCGGAGATCGGCTACGTCAGCACTCAGGAGGTCGTGGCCCTCGCCCGCGAGCTGCAGGCCGGCTACCGGCCCGACGTGGTCCTCTTCTATGACGGCGTCAACGATTCGGCCTCGACGCTGCTGGAAGGGAAGGCCGGGCTGACGACCAACGAGCGCAACCGCGCTCGCGAGTTCAACTTGCTCCAATCGCCGGCCCGCGCGACCGTCGCAGCCCTCGGCAAGCTCGTCGCCGATTCGGCCCTCCGGCGCACGGCCGAGGCCGTCGCCCGTCGCGTCGTCGGCCCCGTTGACCCGACCCCCGCGCTGCCGGCCGTCGTCCCCGACGACCTCGCCCGCGCCGTCGTCGACGCCTATCAGGCCAACATGGAGCTGGTCGACGCCCTCGCCGCCCGCTACGGCTTCCGCACCCTCTTCGCCTGGCAGCCGGCCGTCTTCGACCGGGCGTCGCCGACCCCCTTCGAGCGTGAAGAAGCCGCCAAGTACGCCTGGCTCGCCCCCATCTTCGAGCGAGTCGGCGCCGAGCTGGAAAAGCGTGAGTCCCTCAAGTCCCGATCCGACTTCCTCGACCTCCGCCCCCTCTTCAAAGACTCGCCCGACCTGATCTTCATCGACTACTGCCACACCACCGAACGCGCCAACGCCCAGATCGCCGAGCGACTGACGACGCCGGTGCTCGAACGCCTGTCGGGGCGGGGGAAAACGAAATAA
- a CDS encoding protealysin inhibitor emfourin, which yields MKIILQTHGGLAAGIRRPPIEVDSADLSKADAAALAEHVAAACRAGRPPGETPGPARDAMSYTLRVEEPGAAARELTQSDTSMTPEFGTLIDWLHRRAGR from the coding sequence ATGAAGATCATCCTGCAAACCCACGGCGGGCTGGCGGCGGGGATCCGCCGTCCGCCCATCGAAGTCGACTCGGCCGACCTGTCCAAGGCCGACGCCGCCGCCCTGGCCGAGCACGTGGCCGCGGCCTGTCGCGCGGGCCGACCGCCGGGCGAGACGCCGGGGCCTGCCCGCGACGCCATGAGCTACACGCTCCGCGTCGAGGAGCCGGGCGCCGCCGCCAGGGAGCTCACCCAGTCCGATACGTCGATGACCCCGGAATTCGGGACGCTGATCGACTGGCTCCATCGCCGCGCCGGCCGTTGA
- a CDS encoding M4 family metallopeptidase has product MNSAKHRCLNCIMPPHILEKLLESKDPAIRQAALETMLSTARLRGERSLVGVMGVVSALGAGRRTVFDCQNGVVLSRAVVRRTEDGPESTDESVNRAFDGLGKTREFYKDVLDRDSIDDRGMRLDGYVHRGVNYNNAFWDGREMIFGDGDGEIFTDFTGSLDVIAHELTHGVTENASGLEYHIESGALNESISDVFGSLVKQWSLNQTADEADWLIGAEIFTPGIDADALRSMKAPGTAYDNALLGKDPQPDHIRKFVRLPDTEAGDFGGVHINSGIPNKAFFLAATNIGGRAWEAPGHIWYESLKASSPTTQFQDFANTTVMQARSLYGTPAEQAVADAWNQVGIRVAASSAVPSPNGHVRARAVAPRDDDALAALKKQIEVLSSQVKSLTKEVAATKARKPAAATR; this is encoded by the coding sequence ATGAACTCCGCGAAGCATCGTTGTCTCAACTGCATTATGCCGCCTCACATCCTGGAGAAGCTCCTGGAGAGTAAGGACCCGGCGATTCGCCAGGCTGCGCTGGAGACCATGCTCTCCACGGCCCGGCTCCGCGGCGAACGGTCGTTGGTGGGCGTCATGGGGGTCGTTTCCGCTCTCGGGGCCGGCCGCCGCACGGTCTTCGACTGCCAGAACGGCGTCGTCCTTTCGCGCGCTGTGGTGAGGAGGACGGAGGACGGGCCGGAATCGACCGACGAGTCGGTGAATCGGGCCTTCGACGGCCTGGGCAAGACCCGCGAGTTCTACAAGGACGTGCTCGACCGCGACTCGATCGACGACCGGGGGATGCGGCTCGACGGGTACGTCCATCGGGGGGTGAACTACAACAACGCCTTCTGGGACGGCCGCGAGATGATTTTCGGCGACGGCGACGGCGAGATCTTCACCGACTTCACCGGCTCGCTGGACGTCATCGCCCACGAGCTGACCCATGGCGTCACGGAGAACGCCTCCGGGCTGGAATACCACATTGAGTCCGGCGCGCTGAACGAATCGATTTCGGACGTCTTCGGCTCGCTGGTCAAGCAATGGTCGCTGAACCAGACGGCCGACGAGGCCGACTGGCTGATCGGGGCCGAGATCTTCACCCCCGGGATCGACGCCGACGCCCTGCGCTCGATGAAGGCGCCGGGGACGGCCTACGACAACGCGTTGCTCGGCAAGGACCCCCAGCCCGATCACATCCGGAAGTTCGTCCGGCTCCCCGACACCGAGGCGGGCGACTTCGGCGGCGTGCACATCAACTCCGGGATTCCGAACAAGGCCTTCTTCCTCGCCGCGACCAACATCGGCGGCCGCGCCTGGGAGGCGCCCGGACACATCTGGTACGAGTCGCTCAAGGCGTCGAGCCCGACCACCCAGTTCCAGGACTTCGCCAACACGACCGTCATGCAGGCGCGGAGCCTCTACGGCACGCCGGCCGAGCAGGCGGTGGCCGACGCCTGGAACCAGGTGGGGATCCGCGTGGCCGCCTCGTCGGCCGTCCCGAGCCCGAACGGCCACGTTCGCGCCCGCGCCGTCGCTCCAAGGGACGACGACGCTCTGGCCGCCCTCAAGAAGCAGATCGAAGTGCTGTCGAGCCAGGTGAAGTCGTTGACGAAGGAAGTGGCGGCGACGAAGGCTCGGAAGCCGGCCGCGGCGACACGGTGA
- a CDS encoding SDR family NAD(P)-dependent oxidoreductase encodes MLEPPADASLRGLRCAVVGATSGIGRATALALAHAGADVIVHGRKLDAAVKVVQEIEGRGVRVASILADLRSREQGDRLVANAWKLWSGLDAWIHFAGADVLTGDGPGLSFEAKLDLLWEVDVVAAIRLCRDVGRRMVAEGGGSIVTMGWDQAETGMEGESGELFSAIKGAVMAFTRSLALSLAPSVRVNAVAPGWIRTAWGETAPAEWQDRVLRETPLHRWGEPEDVANAAAFLVGPASSFLTGQILRVNGGAIR; translated from the coding sequence ATGCTCGAACCTCCCGCCGATGCGAGCCTCCGCGGCCTGCGCTGCGCCGTCGTCGGCGCGACGTCCGGCATCGGCCGCGCGACGGCCCTGGCGCTGGCCCACGCGGGGGCCGACGTGATCGTCCACGGCCGCAAGCTGGACGCGGCCGTGAAGGTGGTGCAGGAGATCGAGGGCCGGGGCGTGCGCGTGGCTTCGATCCTGGCCGACCTCCGCTCGCGCGAGCAGGGGGATCGCCTGGTCGCCAACGCCTGGAAGCTCTGGAGCGGCCTGGACGCCTGGATCCACTTCGCCGGCGCCGACGTGCTGACGGGCGACGGCCCCGGCCTGTCGTTCGAAGCGAAGCTGGACCTGCTGTGGGAGGTCGACGTCGTCGCCGCGATCCGCCTCTGCCGCGACGTCGGCCGGCGGATGGTCGCGGAGGGGGGCGGGTCGATTGTCACGATGGGTTGGGATCAGGCCGAGACCGGCATGGAGGGGGAATCCGGCGAGCTCTTCAGCGCGATCAAGGGGGCCGTCATGGCGTTCACCCGCAGCCTGGCGTTGAGCCTGGCCCCGAGCGTCCGGGTCAACGCGGTCGCCCCCGGCTGGATCCGCACCGCCTGGGGCGAGACCGCCCCCGCCGAATGGCAGGACCGAGTTCTCCGCGAGACCCCCCTGCACCGCTGGGGAGAGCCCGAGGACGTCGCCAACGCCGCCGCCTTCCTCGTCGGCCCCGCTTCGAGCTTCCTCACCGGCCAGATCCTCCGCGTCAACGGCGGCGCGATCCGATGA